The Engystomops pustulosus chromosome 1, aEngPut4.maternal, whole genome shotgun sequence genome has a window encoding:
- the LOC140133133 gene encoding vomeronasal type-2 receptor 26-like translates to MLCDIPTDADNCIQCESDEWPNEERDRCLPKVIEFISYQNDPMASVFSCLSLFGCLLTGFIFTIFISYRDTPIVKANNRNLSYLLLVSIFLSFLSVFLFLGRPSDVTCRLRETSFGVFFSVAVSSLLAKTVMVCVAFKSTKPGSPWRRWLSVKLPYTIVLLCSSIQVVICVIWLSISPPFQDLDTQSSPGKIIIQCNEGSDICFYSMLGYMGLLAAGSFLLAFMVRTLPDSFNEAKYITFSMLLFCSLPIVGEVMSGCSDLGQKEVSAKTAS, encoded by the coding sequence ATGTTATGTGATATTCCTACAGATGCCGACAACTGTATACAATGTGAAAGTGATGAATGGCCGAATGAGGAGAGAGACCGATGTCTCCCCAAAGTCATAGAATTCATCTCTTACCAGAATGACCCGATGGCTTCTGTCTTCTCCTGTCTCTCGCTCTTCGGATGTCTTTTGACCGGCTTcatattcacaatatttatttcctaccgggacactcctattgttaaagctaataaccggaacctgagttacctcctcctggtctccatcttcctcagcttcctctctgtcttcttgtttcttggtcgtcccagtgatgtcacttgtagATTACGTGAAACCAGTTTTGGAGTTTTCTTCTCAGTTGCCGTCTCTTCACTTCTGGCCAAGACTGTGATGGTTTGTGTTGCTTTTAAGTCCACCAAGCCTGGAAGCCCCTGGAGAAGATGGCTGAGTGTGAAGCTGCCCTACACCATAGTGTTGTTGTGTTCATCCATACAAGTTGTCATCTGTGTTATCTGGTTGTCTATTTCTCCCCCATTCCAGGACCTGGACACTCAGTCTtctcctgggaagatcatcattcagtgtaatgaggggtcagatatctgcttctactccatgttgggttatatggggctcctggcagcgggcagctttcttctggctttcatggtgaggacattaccggacagttttaatgaggccaagtacatcaccttcagcatgctgctgttctgcagt